GTCGGCGAGGGTGTCTCCGGCGTGCAGGTCCGGGAGTTTGGTCAGGACGCCGATGCTCCCGGCGGGCAGTTCGCCCACCTCGGTCAGGTCGCGGCCGTTGGGGAGGTACAGGTGCGCGGCGCGCAGGTCGCCGCCCTGGGTGGTGTTGCGGATGGTGTCGCCGGGGCGCAGCGTGCCGCTCCAGACGCGGATGAACGCCTGTTTGCCCACGAAGGGGTCGAGGCTGACGCGCCACACGCGGGCGCTGAAGGGAGCGTCCGGGGTGGGGTCGCGGGTCTGGCCGTCCACGCCGCTGACCGGGCCGCGTTCGCGGGCGCTGCGCAGACCCGTGACCATCAGGTCCAGCAGGGCGTCCACGCCCACGCCGCTGTGCGCACTGACCGGAATGACGGGATACAGCGTCCCGGCGTGCACGGCGCGCGTGAAGGCGGCGTGCAGTTCGTCGGTGCTGATGGGGCTGCCGTCCAGGAAGCGGTTCATGAGGTCGTCGTCGGTCTCGACGATGGCGTCGGTCAGGGCGGCCTGCGCGCCTGCCAGGGCGGCGCGGTCGCTGGGCGGCAGGTCCTGTGGGGGGCTGACCTCGCCGGTCAGGACGTCGATCACGCCCCGGAAGTCGGCGCCCTCGCCGAGCGGCAGGAAGGCCGGGGCGACCGGCCCGCTCAGGCTGGCGCGCAGGTCGGCGAGGACGGCGTGGTAGTCGGCGCGGTCGCGGTCCATCTGGTTCACGGCGATCAGGCGCGGCATGCCGAAGCGGTCGGCGGTCGCCCAGACGCGTTCGGTGCCGACCTCGACGCCGCTGACGGCGCTGACGACGATCACGGCGGTGTCGGCGGCGCGGATGCCGCCCCGGATCTCGCGCACGAAGTCCGCGTAACCGGGCGTGTCGAGCAGCGTGATGTCCGTCCCGCAGTGGGTCAGGCGCAGCACGCCGGTCGTGACGCTGAAGCCGTGGGCTTTCTCGATGTCGGTGTGGTCGCTGCGGGCGGTGCCGTCCTCGACGCGTCCGGCGCGTGAAATGGCCCCGCTGCGCAGCAACAGGGCCTCGGAGAGCGTGGTTTTACCGGCGCCGCTGTGGGCGGCGAGACTGACGATCCGAACGGGCACACGAACCACCGATCCTTTGTGGGGGACTGGGAGGCGGGCGAACGCACACCGGCAACCGTGAACGCGCAAGCTGGGTACTGCCGAGTGTACACCCCGCGTCACGGGCGCTTCCTCACCCCGGCCCTCCCGTATCGTGGGGGGTGATGCCGGACGACGCCTCTCCCCTGCCCACCCTGCCTGACGCCGCGCCCGGCGGGATTCTGCTCACGCCGGACGGGTCGCGCACGGCGCATAGCGTCCGTTTCGGTGAGGCGTACGGGTCGCGGCACGGCGCGGCGGCGCAGGCGCGGCATGTCTTTCTGGAGGGCACGGGCACGCACCTGCACCCGGCCCCGCGTGTGCTGGAGGTGGGCTTCGGGCTGGGCGTGAACTTCCGCGCGACGGTGGCGGACGCGGCGGCGCGCGGCGCGACGCTGGCCTACCACGCCTTCGAGTTCGACCCGGCCCCCCGCGCCCTGCTGCGCGAGGTGGGAAGCGGCGGCCAGGGCGCGGCGCACCCGGTCTGGGAGGCGCTGCT
This portion of the Deinococcus seoulensis genome encodes:
- the mnmD gene encoding tRNA (5-methylaminomethyl-2-thiouridine)(34)-methyltransferase MnmD encodes the protein MPDDASPLPTLPDAAPGGILLTPDGSRTAHSVRFGEAYGSRHGAAAQARHVFLEGTGTHLHPAPRVLEVGFGLGVNFRATVADAAARGATLAYHAFEFDPAPRALLREVGSGGQGAAHPVWEALLAAWPESGLGPQDLPQEIQVQAGGVSVTVTFADVLTAALPDAWASALYLDGFSPSRNPEVWTPEFVARVAGTLAPGGVLGTYSAAGHVRRALEAAGLRVERRPGAPGKRECLRAVREG
- a CDS encoding elongation factor G; translated protein: MPVRIVSLAAHSGAGKTTLSEALLLRSGAISRAGRVEDGTARSDHTDIEKAHGFSVTTGVLRLTHCGTDITLLDTPGYADFVREIRGGIRAADTAVIVVSAVSGVEVGTERVWATADRFGMPRLIAVNQMDRDRADYHAVLADLRASLSGPVAPAFLPLGEGADFRGVIDVLTGEVSPPQDLPPSDRAALAGAQAALTDAIVETDDDLMNRFLDGSPISTDELHAAFTRAVHAGTLYPVIPVSAHSGVGVDALLDLMVTGLRSARERGPVSGVDGQTRDPTPDAPFSARVWRVSLDPFVGKQAFIRVWSGTLRPGDTIRNTTQGGDLRAAHLYLPNGRDLTEVGELPAGSIGVLTKLPDLHAGDTLADPADPILYDPLWLPEPAHTVAIHPATRADEDRLGPALTRLTDEDPTLHYARDPQTGEGLLSGMGDLHLGIAAERLAALGVNVTATTPRVPYRETIHAPAQAQGKHRKQSGGHGQYGDCHLRIEPGEGYSFRSAVVGGAIPGKYLPSIEKGVQDAMQRGPLAGYPLQDLHVTVLDGSYHDVDSSDLAFRAAGALALKNALEHARPGLLEPTRHLKVRAPARFTGDLLGDLQTRRARVQGIDTTGTVTTITALVPQAELHDYSAALRSLTGDRAAFSVTSGPYQPVPDHLTKKIIEARQEELAQA